GGTGCTATATATGTAGTAATAGGTTTGGCATGGTGAAGAGAAGTTTATTGGGAGGTGTTCTGACCTTGGCGTTGCCTATGTCATCCCAGAGTCTGAAGATTTTTGCTGGGCAGGAGATGACAGGAGGGATGTTGTCAATGAGCTCTGCTGCATCATGCCCTAGCATGAATAATAAGTGTAAAAACATAAGTGGTACTCCTGAAGTGATAACACCATTTCTTAGGTAATCCTCTGAGGAGGGAACATGACTATCGGTCAACCATTTTGCCTCAGTCATTAATCCATCAAACAGCACTGCCCACTGCAGAAGATGGGGTACAAAGTTTTCAtcagtccttttttttttcaaagatctAGCAAGAGCTGGAATTATATTGTAGACAGAGTGAAAACAGAGTTACATAAGAAATTTACAAGGGCTGATAAAAAGTGAAAAGGCTAAATCACACCATGGATTTTATCAATCTTGGTTGTCAGTTACTGCAAATTCTTTGTGAGAAAATAAATTGTAACACAGCAGGAATTAGAAATGGCATGTTTATTTGTTATGACATACAGCtttcttcaaatgattgataGGGTTTACTCCGTGTTCTCTCTCGACCATATCTGTGATATCATTTGTAACAGTGTAAATAGCCCTATAGCATGACCTCATGCAGCTAGGCAAGGAATCAGCAGCTGCAAAGTCCCACCTGTAAAATGGGTGCATTAATTATTAGTTGTTAGTTGTTACATGTAACCATATATGTACCTTACCAGTCCAAATCTAATGTAACCTGAATCTACTAGGACGATGTTTAGGATTGTTATCTTGAATTCAGTCTTACATTTTGATTGCCTGTGTGAAGCAGGAGCGCTCCTCTTGTGTGCTGACAAGATCAAAGATGTCATCCATAATGTAGACAAAGGAGGCGATCTTTGTGAGCTCAATCCGGTATCTGGAGAAGGAAGCACCCTGGAAGGCCGTCATTATCCAGACGTACCATTTCTGCACCTGGTCCCTGGCAACTGGTATTTCCTGAGCCAATCCCAAGTTCATCCACCATCTGCATCACGTGATTTGGAGAcaataagtttgaaaatttcttGCAAATTTACTATGAATCGATCACTGCTGTTAAAATGGTAATGATAAGGAAATACAAAAGTAGCTATTTAAAATCCACAGAGATCACTATAGAAGTActcattttatatatattaggGATTTGCCACTCCATTAGTAATATAAGTGCTCATTTTATATAAGGGATTTGCTACTCCATTAGTAGTTGCAATCTTGCCATTTATGTGTGTGACATGGAGAACcagaacccacatgtcatagatacATAGGGTGGAAAATCGTAGATCATTAGGCTTagttattttcatatcatttacCAGATTTTTGAATGGATTATTTTCTCCACGCTctgaaaaatacattttctcaaaaaaaaaaaccttccaCTGTATTGCTTAATCTacttattttaagttatatgttaagtttatttatcaaaatatttatttttccccATAACCaagataaatatttatttatcttcCACTGTATTGCTTAAGCTacttattttaagttatatGTTAAGTTCATTTATCAAAATGATAATCCACAGCAACAATTGCCTCAATAATCTGTTTCAAACTGAGCCAAAAGCCATAAATCCTTAAACTTTtccattttatatatgtatttatataatACCTTTTGATCTCCTGCATTTCCATCTGATGCAGCAGCTTGTTCAGCTTGAAGTCTGCAAGAGCAAGCTCTTCCATTGCAGTGCACCTGGTGGGCAAGGTCTGCAGGTAGCTGAGGTGGTGCCTGGCCTTGTACTGCATCAAGCTGACATGGTAGGGATGTTCCAGTGACTGCCTCACATATCTTGCAAGGCCTGGCTCTAAGTAATCGATGGCAGATTGAAGGTTTCTGCTTGTGAACTCCTTTGCCTTGTAGAGTGAGGCCTCTGCTCCTATGTTCATGTGTGATATGTCTTGCAGGCTGAGTAGCCCTCTGATGTCCTTGCTGTAAGCCATGCTGAAATCGCCATTTCCATCTGTGAATCTTCCAAGAACCTCATCTGCACAGGTAATTATCACAAATCTTTTCTAATTAAACCTGGTTAAattaaactactccctccgtttctaaatatttgacaccgttgactttttagcacatgtttgactgttcgtcttattcaaaaacttttgtgaaatatgtaaaactatatgtatacatataagcatatttaacaatgaatcaaatgataggaaaataattaataattacttaaattttttgaataagacaaacggttaaaaatattttaaaaaatcaacgatgtCAAATACTTAGAAATTGAGGGAGTAGTTGATTAGTCATTGCTTGTCATGATCAGTATGTGTGACCTGGTGAGACATGGTGTCCTGCTTCTCTCATCAGCCGGAACGCGAGGGTGGCATCGAGCAGGTCGCCGCCATGGGCGAGCTCCTCGAGGTGGGCATCCATGGCGCCGTCGACCTCGTCCTGGAAGTAGTGGTCGATGCAGAGGCGCTTCAGGTGGTCGACGGTGGCCATCCTCTcccgggcgccgccgtcgccgccgcagccgttcGCCGTACTACTCCTCTGACGCCGCCGTTGATGCAGCAGCATCTCCTGCACGTCGTTCGTCAGGCCATCCAGGCGCTCCATGAAGCCCTGCAAATGCATGCATTTCCCAAACACAAGCGGTTAGAGAGCCAGAATTCACAATCTCGATTCTCGACGAATTTCAATCATTTCTAAAGGTCTTATCcgaaatttatcaaaattcatTTGAAATTAACAAAAGAAATCGACGTAATCTGACATTGTAAACCCTGTTAGAGACTCATGATTAATTTCCTCATGTGTTATAGTTCGAGTTGCATAAGACCACATTAATTTGACTCGTGGTACATAACTCTCATTATTATGATCACAGAACCACATTGTTAACCTAATTCTGTTAACGGTGTGGTTTTAGAAGCATATATAATACATatgctttttttctttgtgaTTACACGGCAAACACATATGCATGCACACCACTCCACACGCAAGACCACACTCTCACCTTGTGAATGTGTTCTCTAACACCTGCTTAGACGGAAACCGGCGGAACATCCCTAGTCTCACGAAATTCCTGTTTAAATCTCCTAATACCTATGCTTATTTTGTTATGGTGGCTTTAATTCAACTTGAACCAAAATATACGaagttttataaattttacTCTTATTCAATTGATTGGTATTGATTAATAAATTAGTACTCTCTTCATACTTATAATATTTAGTTATcgattctctttttttctttgacgTTTTAATTagtttaaaaatgaattaatcaacgtcaaagaaaaaaaaaagaatcgatAGTATCACGCATGCCAGTTGATAGCTACGCACCTGTATGTCCAATTCATTGGGCAACATCAAGTGAGAGGCGAGCTCTGGTCGACCAGGGTGGATCGCCGGCGAAGGGCGGAAGCGGCCAtccgcacggcggcggcctctcctccggccaccgtcgccggccgccggtgcagcagcagcggctACCGGTAGGAGCGATGGCTCCAGGGAGAAGAAGACATGAGAAGCCATTATTGATCGAGACTTGCTTTTTGTGTGCTTAACTAATCTCAGCTCTACTGCATGCAGCAATATAACTATAGTTTGTGGTATCAAGCGATGTGTTAGATGAGATGGAAATGGTGGGTTGCTCGCAATGCATGAAACTCGTGTATATTTGTAGGGAAGCCCAAGCTTCTTAATTTCGTCGTCCTCTTTGTCTACCACGTACGGCGTCTTCGCCGTCAGCATCGTCTCTCCTCGACTACTTACGCATTTTCTTCCCAGCGACGAATATACATAATATAACCGTATCCTCTGACATTACACGGTGTGACGTTCCTTCAATCCACACCATCCATTCTAAATCAACAGGCCATCTCGAATTCTCGATCTACGCTAGCTAGCTGTTCCACAAGCTGCAACGGCGGAGCcagaaaccctaaaaatatTATGTTGGATGGGGATAATAATATGTTATTCTCTTCGTTTCAAactataagtcgttttgacttcagtcaaaatcaaactgtttcaagtttaatcaagtttgtaaaaaaaataataatattttcaacacaagataaatatattatgaaactatatttaattattgatttaataataaaactaatttggcgttgtatatattacaatattgaGTTAATTGGAtgcatgccattataaatttaccTGTTTTGACatataccattactattcacaaaattggaaccatgccactataatttaacatgtGTTTGAGATGTGCCACTACATATTCTTTCAATGCGGAACCGGCTCCTCTGACTTAGTGCTCCAACGTCAGAGACGAACAGTAACCCGAGTCACGCGCTACTGTTCACGGTTACTGTTTAGATGTTACTgtagattactgtagcactcAATCTCATTCGCTCATTACAGATCGGACAGCTGAAAATAACTCACGTCAGAGTACTGTACACCTCTGACGTGAAAACATCTAAGTCAGAGGATCTCATTCCTTTTAATACAAATTCCAAGTTTTCGGACCAAACTatcctcgtcttcttcctccatcctctccttcattcccctttctttctctcctctcaccTCTGGCATGCATCGGTAGTTGCCATAAGACCAGGGATGGTCGTCAATGGCGATAAGCTCCGCGGAGGGAGTG
The sequence above is drawn from the Oryza glaberrima chromosome 10, OglaRS2, whole genome shotgun sequence genome and encodes:
- the LOC127752686 gene encoding S-(+)-linalool synthase, chloroplastic-like, whose product is MASHVFFSLEPSLLPVAAAAAPAAGDGGRRRGRRRADGRFRPSPAIHPGRPELASHLMLPNELDIQGFMERLDGLTNDVQEMLLHQRRRQRSSTANGCGGDGGARERMATVDHLKRLCIDHYFQDEVDGAMDAHLEELAHGGDLLDATLAFRLMREAGHHVSPDEVLGRFTDGNGDFSMAYSKDIRGLLSLQDISHMNIGAEASLYKAKEFTSRNLQSAIDYLEPGLARYVRQSLEHPYHVSLMQYKARHHLSYLQTLPTRCTAMEELALADFKLNKLLHQMEMQEIKRWWMNLGLAQEIPVARDQVQKWYVWIMTAFQGASFSRYRIELTKIASFVYIMDDIFDLVSTQEERSCFTQAIKMWDFAAADSLPSCMRSCYRAIYTVTNDITDMVEREHGVNPINHLKKAWAVLFDGLMTEAKWLTDSHVPSSEDYLRNGVITSGVPLMFLHLLFMLGHDAAELIDNIPPVISCPAKIFRLWDDIGNAKEGLDGSYKELYLRENPGLAASEAEEHMRGMIAREWEKLNRESFFSGRAFPAGFTQAALNAARMVGVMHGHDGEQRLPVLEDYLRMLLL